Proteins co-encoded in one Gossypium arboreum isolate Shixiya-1 chromosome 11, ASM2569848v2, whole genome shotgun sequence genomic window:
- the LOC108471648 gene encoding uncharacterized protein LOC108471648: MEGITAQFDIAFDRRNTRSTSGIVVRDHMGDLKASKTVIHEDIPTPLAAEALAGLDAMKLVIEMGLTKVIIEGDSKTVIQKCQMTEMAKSLLGVIIYDIQIRKSRVQEVTFKFIHRTMNIQAYNLAKAALMRMKDTYLGGETTIHRVADPKGRWREPPD, encoded by the coding sequence ATGGAGGGCATTACAGCTCAGTTTGACATAGCTTTTGACAGAAGAAATACTAGATCTACCTCAGGTATAGTCGTTCGAGACCATATGGGAGATTTAAAAGCCTCAAAGACAGTTATACATGAGGATATCCCCACCCCGTTAGCAGCAGAAGCCCTCGCAGGATTAGATGCCATGAAGTTAGTAATAGAAATGGGGTTAACAAAAGTAATAATAGAAGGGGATTCGAAAACAGTCATTCAAAAATGCCAAATGACAGAAATGGCCAAGTCGCTTCTTGGAGTGATTATATATGACATTCAGATCAGGAAATCCAGGGTTCAAGAAGTTACTTTCAAGTTTATCCATAGAACAATGAATATTCAAGCATACAATCTAGCAAAAGCGGCGTTAATGAGAATGAAGGACACATACCTGGGAGGGGAAACGACGATCCACAGAGTAGCAGATCCAAAGGGGAGATGGAGAGAACCTC